The following proteins are encoded in a genomic region of Leptospiraceae bacterium:
- a CDS encoding sulfatase-like hydrolase/transferase: MKNKAIDFLKQIFLSYNFKFFGILFLIGVPLFTIYRIAFFLKYAYRIDFKEISSSTILWAFAEGIRFDIAALCIVFGFLFILSCIDFLNRKKLYVFLWSFTPILLVVFVVAILIADVLYFEHANKHIGYEAYVFLGKDLILIVGSLLEENKFVFIGGLVGLAALTFSSFRIYKRYHNYSHLEISFQNSLAKILIAVIAVIIGIRGGLQENPIRTSNAIISDNTMVNNLALNGVYTAIIDLKSHSIPRSDKMDFKEAVDVVRKEIVYEGANFVSDEYPLLRKTIPKNKEAKSPNIVLVMLENWTGKFISPITDGKVNGKEVAPNFNKLLKEGIFFQRFFAAGGRTPNGMMSVLTGIPDRPGLTVVRTPQAMGHFSGIGSIMRQANYKTIFVTGGDLSFDNKHKMMPHWGFDESIGKQDLDDMKRYQIGAWGYDDADVFDVLHNKLKSHEGERPFFATVLTLTTHYPYRTPREEFNIFGKETDDNEFLNVYHYADWAVQNFLEKARQAPYFDNTIFFFVADHTHHRFLNYYEDRNIPFLIYAPSRFKPEIRNDIASQLDVIPTILGNLNKEVYFSAMGRDLLSTKTNSAYFAYGTVFGWVEDKLFLFRTSDGEGGVNFTVDPPHIQFDICKKAPQFCASHHRKAKAFLNTSIELMNRNAIFPPSIEEFDKKNIR, encoded by the coding sequence ATGAAAAACAAAGCCATAGACTTTTTAAAGCAAATTTTCCTCTCTTATAATTTCAAGTTCTTCGGAATTCTATTTTTGATTGGAGTTCCGCTTTTTACCATTTATAGAATTGCATTTTTCTTAAAATATGCCTATCGAATTGACTTTAAAGAAATTTCTTCTTCTACCATTCTCTGGGCATTTGCAGAGGGAATTCGATTTGATATAGCCGCGCTTTGTATTGTTTTTGGTTTTCTCTTTATTTTGTCCTGCATTGATTTTTTAAACAGAAAGAAGCTTTATGTATTTCTCTGGTCGTTTACTCCTATTTTACTCGTTGTATTTGTTGTGGCAATTTTGATCGCCGATGTTTTATACTTTGAACATGCAAATAAACATATTGGCTATGAAGCCTACGTGTTCTTAGGAAAGGATTTAATCTTAATTGTTGGCTCCTTACTCGAAGAAAATAAATTTGTTTTTATTGGTGGTTTAGTAGGATTAGCCGCTTTAACATTTTCTTCGTTTCGTATTTACAAACGATACCATAATTATTCGCACTTAGAAATTTCTTTTCAAAACTCATTAGCCAAGATATTGATTGCGGTAATCGCTGTCATTATTGGAATTAGAGGCGGTCTTCAAGAAAATCCTATTCGGACAAGTAATGCCATTATCTCTGATAATACAATGGTCAATAACTTAGCGTTAAACGGAGTGTATACCGCTATCATTGATCTAAAGAGTCATTCTATTCCTAGAAGTGATAAAATGGACTTCAAGGAAGCGGTTGATGTAGTAAGAAAAGAAATTGTATATGAAGGTGCTAATTTTGTAAGCGACGAATATCCACTTCTTCGTAAGACAATTCCCAAAAACAAAGAGGCTAAGAGTCCGAATATTGTGCTTGTGATGCTAGAGAATTGGACTGGAAAATTCATAAGCCCAATCACAGACGGAAAAGTAAATGGAAAAGAAGTAGCGCCTAATTTTAATAAGCTCCTAAAAGAAGGAATCTTTTTTCAGCGATTCTTTGCGGCAGGTGGACGCACTCCTAACGGAATGATGTCAGTCCTTACAGGAATTCCAGATAGACCTGGACTTACTGTTGTGCGCACTCCGCAAGCAATGGGTCATTTTTCGGGGATAGGCAGTATTATGCGCCAGGCAAATTATAAAACAATCTTTGTTACAGGCGGAGATTTAAGTTTTGATAACAAACACAAGATGATGCCTCATTGGGGATTTGATGAAAGCATTGGCAAACAAGATTTAGACGATATGAAGCGATATCAAATAGGTGCCTGGGGATATGATGATGCAGATGTGTTTGACGTTCTTCATAACAAATTAAAAAGCCATGAAGGGGAAAGACCTTTCTTTGCAACGGTTTTAACGCTTACTACGCATTATCCTTATAGGACTCCACGAGAGGAATTTAATATTTTTGGAAAGGAAACAGACGATAACGAATTTCTAAATGTATACCATTATGCAGATTGGGCAGTGCAAAACTTTTTAGAGAAAGCAAGACAGGCGCCTTATTTTGATAACACTATTTTCTTTTTTGTTGCCGATCATACCCACCATCGTTTTTTAAATTATTATGAAGATAGAAATATTCCTTTCTTAATCTATGCTCCTTCTCGATTTAAACCTGAAATTAGAAACGACATCGCTTCCCAGTTAGATGTAATTCCTACGATTTTAGGAAATCTGAACAAGGAAGTGTATTTTTCTGCCATGGGTAGAGATTTACTTTCTACAAAAACGAATTCTGCTTACTTCGCTTACGGAACAGTGTTTGGTTGGGTGGAAGACAAATTATTTTTGTTTCGCACTTCCGATGGAGAAGGTGGGGTTAACTTCACAGTAGACCCTCCCCATATTCAATTTGATATTTGCAAAAAAGCACCTCAGTTTTGCGCGTCACATCATCGAAAAGCAAAAGCGTTTTTGAATACAAGCATTGAGCTTATGAATCGGAATGCAATTTTTCCGCCATCGATTGAAGAATTTGATAAGAAAAATATACGTTAA